The following nucleotide sequence is from Pedobacter sp. PACM 27299.
CAGATCTATCATACCCAGGGAGATAGAGTTCTGGTCGCTGGCAAAGCTGGTTCCGATGTTAGGTTGTTTCGAAAAATCATACTTATAGTAGGTATCGACAGATCCGGAAATCTGCAAAGGTGCTTCCTGAGCATAAGAAAAGGAAGCGAAGGACAGTGATGCAGTGGTAAAAATTGATTTCAGTTTCATGGTTTGGTTGGTTTGAGGTATAGAATCAATAATGAGTTAAAGCATTTGTACTGGGGTAATATTACATAGGCAACCGTATTTTTAATGGTGATTTGCAAGGGACATGATTAATCAACGTTGTCGATTTCTACTCCTGTGGCGGCCACAATTAAAGTACCCTGGAAATATTTCTCATCATGCTGACTAGCATCCAGACCTGCTTCCTCTTCTTCAGAAGTCACACGGATTGGCTGAACAACATTGATTAGTTTGAAGATCAGGAAGGAAACGACGAAACTAAAAATCGCTACGATGAGCACACCTTTCAGCTGGGTAAAGAAAAATGCCGGGTTTCCATATAACAAGCCATCTACACCACCTGCATTTACTGTTTTTGTTGCAAATATGCCGGTCAGCAGCATTCCAACGATACCACCTACTCCATGACAAGGGAATACGTCTAATGTATCATCCAAACTGGTTTTTGATTTCCAAACTACCGCAAGGTTAGAGACTACTGCAGCTGCTGCTCCGATAAAAATACTGGAGGGAATGCTCACAAATCCAGCACCAGGTGTGATGGCGACCAAACCTACTACAGCACCGATACAGAAACCAAGTACGGAAGGCTTTTTACCTCTGGCTACATCGAAAAACATCCAGGATAATCCTGCTGCACCGGCAGCGATGTTGGTCGTTGCAAATGCAGAAACCGCTAAACTATTTGCGCCTAATGCAGAACCTGCATTAAAACCAAACCAGCCGAACCATAGCAAGCCAGTACCAATCAGTACATAAGGAATATTTGCTGGTGGAACTTCCTGATGGTCCTGGTGACTTCTTCTTCTTTTTAATACTAAGGCACCTGCTAAAGCAGCCATACCAGCAGAAATGTGTACGACGGTACCGCCAGCAAAATCGAGCACACCCATTTTAAACAGGATGCCTTCCGGATGCCATGTCCAATGTGCTAATGGGGAATAGACAAAGAGTGCAAACAGCACAATAAATAGGATGTATGAAGTGAAACGAATACGCTCAGCAACAGCGCCTACCACCAGGCCTGGAGTGATGATCGCAAACATCAATTGAAAAAGTGCAAATAAGGTTAAAGGTATGGTTGGCGCCAGGCTCCATGATGGTCCGGAGTTTACGCCCTGAAAGAACAAATAGGTCAATGGATTTCCGATTAATCCATGAATACTTTCACCAAAAGCCAGACTAAAGCTAACGGTTACCCATAAAACGCTGATCACTCCTGCGGCAACCACACTCTTGATCATCGTAGAAAGTACGTTTTTACGGTGAACCATACCTCCATAAAAGAATGCAAGACCTGGAGTCATCAAAAATACCAGAGCAGTAGCCACTAAAATGAATGCAATATCTGAAGAATTGTATTTTCCCTCATCAAAGTTCGGATGCAGGGGTACAAAAAGGGCTAAAATTGCAATTATTGCTAAAACTGCAAAAGGTCCCACCTGTTTTAATAAAATTTTGGCCATAACGCTCGGTTTTTAAGATTTAAATTTGATTTTTTTAGCTTATTTTTCATAAAACTAAGGAATAAATAGAATTATCCGAAATAAAAAGACAATAAAATAACAAAAACGTTGTATAAATTCTTAAAAAATCAATAAAAAACAAATAAAAGCACCAATAATTTAGGTTAATAAATTGAAAAATCACAAATACACAACAAAAGACTCATTTGAAATTGAAATATTCAAAATAAACAGCACTAAAAATAGAAAAACAGATAAAAATAAATTGATTT
It contains:
- a CDS encoding ammonium transporter, producing the protein MAKILLKQVGPFAVLAIIAILALFVPLHPNFDEGKYNSSDIAFILVATALVFLMTPGLAFFYGGMVHRKNVLSTMIKSVVAAGVISVLWVTVSFSLAFGESIHGLIGNPLTYLFFQGVNSGPSWSLAPTIPLTLFALFQLMFAIITPGLVVGAVAERIRFTSYILFIVLFALFVYSPLAHWTWHPEGILFKMGVLDFAGGTVVHISAGMAALAGALVLKRRRSHQDHQEVPPANIPYVLIGTGLLWFGWFGFNAGSALGANSLAVSAFATTNIAAGAAGLSWMFFDVARGKKPSVLGFCIGAVVGLVAITPGAGFVSIPSSIFIGAAAAVVSNLAVVWKSKTSLDDTLDVFPCHGVGGIVGMLLTGIFATKTVNAGGVDGLLYGNPAFFFTQLKGVLIVAIFSFVVSFLIFKLINVVQPIRVTSEEEEAGLDASQHDEKYFQGTLIVAATGVEIDNVD